A window of Rhipicephalus microplus isolate Deutch F79 chromosome X, USDA_Rmic, whole genome shotgun sequence genomic DNA:
acgatttgccctgctctttgagaagctgctccgagttgttaaagaaaagataaggaaaacgatcgttcagcgcggcagacacagctgcttcggtgcaaagcttaccgaacgggccttcaatgacaacggtggcgattggtaagcgaacactctgctcctcggcgacctgcctgatccacgcgcattctcctgtgaagtcatccggagacaccaatgaaggatggacaacgtccatggttgccgctgagtctctaagtgctcggcacgttttctcattgaccctaatttcttggagatacggctccaacaaccgcatgtttttttctgattctcggatcgttgcgaaggcaaacttttcctgacagtttctcgcgatgtgcccttcctttttacagttgtagcagattagcggcttccgtttgttttccgattcaaatgcctgtgtggtagaaacctcactcgatttctccgcttctgcttgcccttcccctacactgtccttagtaagagatgggtcctttttgaaattacggtgcggaacgggtttccgttgatcaggtttccttgaaaagccctcttttctctcatccttttcaacgcgcactgccctgctgtgcaactttcggcgagtataatactcctcagctaactctgctgccttgtttagctgtacttcaccaagtctgtcctgcagccaaagcctgacattatcctcgatgcagcggtagaattgctccaatgcaacgcattccaccactctatcgcggtcgtcataaacaccttcgcccttgagccattcgatcaaatcggctttaagacgaaacgcgaagtcaacgtgtgactcattcacctttttagcataccggaacctttgcctgaaagcctcgggtgacaacttataacgtctcaagagcacttccttaacctcgtcatagctctcaaacgcttccctcgacaagcaagttatcgcgtcggacacttcgccgggaagaagagctagcaggttccgcgcccaaagagactgctccaaagcatttcgctcacagacgtgttcaaacttgacgagatacttcgccatgtcctcgcctactacgaacggtggcagttggtcccgaattctgaaaccgctgacctgaatcgtcggagaagctacgctaggcgcctgcgaacactgtaggattgccaattctagtcgtttcaactctaggcgctcttgtctctcggcctcctcgcgctcgcgagcttctcgcctttcttcacgttcgcgagcttcgcgcctttcttcacgttcgcgagcttcgcgcctttcagcctcttcacgagcttctcgcctttcagcctcctcacgttcgcgagcttctacttctcgcctttcagcctcctcacggcgtgctttaatatccacccaggcctcatcgacttcctcagccgacactccctcatccttcatgatctcaaggatcgcttgctttcgtttcgcacggcccaaagtaatgccgagttcctcacaaatttcgatgagttccttcactttaaggttctccatcgttcacactagcctcttgctgtttgcccctgttaacaatttacttgccgtacccactataagtcaactagcaagacgcgcaagcaacttttcactctcccgtgtttaccccctccgcattaactttggtttcaaagcacttcgactttgcttgaaacgatcaaagcttactttaatgcttcacacagcccttctctaaactactacaacctgagctagagtagtctggtgaactgaggggaaaacatcaggcactcaccgcatcgatgtcgctgacgccggccgatcccgcagctgccaaccactgttgcgtaacgccgggcctatcccgccgctgacctccactgttgcgaacgacggaccgatcccgccgaagccaccactgttgtgaaagacggcgacgccgacgcggtcccggaggcgccactgctttcgaccccgccgggaaggtcaccagccgtttggtagcgtatgtttctcagctcgcgactgcttctgcgcagagctgaggagacgagcggacgagacgacggtgagttaaacaaggtttatgtacagcatatatacagaggcgttacaatttcggcactggggccggcagagactcgaagagccgagctcctctctctaatacataggtcagcctttagcctaaaaccgctgactcacacacatgtcggctctccgacacggggactcctctcctaggacctccgatcgcgacgcgccgcagggcttcttttatttgcaccgggcccaactaaaatgtccaatcagaagcgccgctggtcttcagagcaggctcctccaatggggttcgccgcgcgatgcgtcaggccaccagacatgaggacgccggctcgctgtcacgtgcgcaactgactcaatgcacgtgggccacagatgcgccgcgcgtgttcacgccgtggagttgttcgcgcccggcgggctgcgggctggccttgacccagattgcctgtttcagaggcacggacgtttgacgaggactcgctggcataacaccgcGTTGATGCCGTTTCAAAGATCAGTTTTTGCGTTATCTTGCTGCCTCAGGCGCTAACATAAATCTTAATGATGGGCGAGCTCCATTTCACATCTCATTATTAAAGTTGAGCATACCTCAATGGCCTTGCGTGCAAatacagcgcaataactaccacGCATAGCAGACGCCCCTCGCTTTCCTCGCACTTGCGAGCGCGGAAAGCCTAGGGatgaatggatgtggctgtaccctttagatcgggcggcggctaacgccacctagccgtaatagttagtgaactaaccattagttttatctttttttttctttaaatagtgaagctGAGGGCTGGTACTTTGcattgaagggtttaattttcactcgtgctttgaatttagccaccagtcagctaaccttcttctagttaattctacccgcttaaagtatattttgccctctctgtccctaaaccccagtgctttgaaaaactctgcgccatcatcctgaactatagggtgaagcactttacagatcattatcaagtgttcgacagtttcctcctcctctccacatgcactgcatactgtgcctaccacttcgtatttggcccgatatatcttggttcgcaatCCTCTAgtcttggcctcaaacagtagataactgccccgagtattattatagatcctttccttggcaatttcctgtttaaaagttcgatagatctttagtgcacttcttaatcatgctaattctccacatgtcagtctccgttttcttcactttcttcttaaccgatagttcgttttggtttggccccctgcagttttttaagtatttaccagtcaatttcctgatTCGCTTCCTtgattttgtatcgacattcttcatgtacaagtagcggaaaaccttcctagcccaacgctcctcccccatttctctcaatcgcttttcaaattttaccTTACTGCTAGCTTccgtgccctcaaatgatgtccatcccatatcaccttgtactttcTGATTCGGTGTATTTCCGTTActtcctaaagcaagcctacctattccacgttgcttaatttctaatcttgcttgaacttctgatctcatgcacaagaccgcattgccgaacgtcagtccaggaaccatgacccctttccatatttctctcacaacatcatacctatagtAATTCCACGGcgcctatttttcatcactgctgcattacTGTCACCTTCagttgtcacgtatatttcgtgttcctttaggtacttggcccattgcttatccatacgcccagatatttgtatttctctgttatctctagcgtgacttcctgtatcctaagctcgcaactttcattatcattaaaaatcatgactgctgatttttccttactgaatctgaaatctaacctatctccctcattaccgcagatgtccatcaatctctgcaaatcttccttgttgtcggccattagcactatatcatctgcatacattaatgctggtagtgcctgatcaatgagttttccttgtttgacgaaagagaggttgaagccaggtccgcttccctctaatttggcctctagtccttgtaggtacgtcatgaacaGCATGGGTGACAGagtacacccctgcctaagcccccgttttacttctgcgggcttggatacctgtttttcccactttacaactaccttgttacttttatagatttcctttaaaagattagtgactccatcttcaacaccctgtgtgtccagtattccccacaagtcctcttatACCACGCTAtctacgctcccttgatatccaaaaatgctagccacaggagcctgagtaccttttctgctatttcgatgcactgcgtcggTGAGAACAGATTGCCACCTGTCCAGCGCAGCAGCGCCGTGGCGCGGAAGCTCACCGCGAAAGATCCACGCGGAAGCCGGCACTTTGGACACTCCCCATCATAGAGTTTCTGACAATAATACTATTATTGTATCAAACTTTATGCTCCCCGTATTA
This region includes:
- the LOC142776143 gene encoding uncharacterized protein LOC142776143, whose product is MENLKVKELIEICEELGITLGRAKRKQAILEIMKDEGVSAEEVDEAWVDIKARREEAERREVEAREREEAERREAREREEAERQERLELKRLELAILQCSQAPSVASPTIQVSGFRIRDQLPPFVVGEDMAKYLVKFEHVCERNALEQSLWARNLLALLPGEVSDAITCLSREAFESYDEVKEVLLRRYKLSPEAFRQRFRYAKKVNESHVDFAFRLKADLIEWLKGEGVYDDRDRVVECVALEQFYRCIEDNVRLWLQDRLGEVQLNKAAELAEEYYTRRKLHSRAVRVEKDERKEGFSRKPDQRKPVPHRNFKKDPSLTKDSVGEGQAEAEKSSEVSTTQAFESENKRKPLICYNCKKEGHIARNCQEKFAFATIRESEKNMRLLEPYLQEIRVNEKTCRALRDSAATMDVVHPSLVSPDDFTGECAWIRQVAEEQSVRLPIATVVIEGPFGKLCTEAAVSAALNDRFPYLFFNNSEQLLKEQGKSFFPNLACMALTRSQARKLSRQLDLVPCGELSSDLVGGSTEPQKGKFPHESWEQSRERPVVDTTGAVSGERGDDVAPLSQSERVATLSPVAESWSELPRVDRETLIGEQREDFSIEARVESQKNAAKVLSKEHYEKSGKKRAFEVDNQVMRLQPPKRNKLEVDWEGPATVLSKPCDTTYEVQVGRRQNKIYNLMKPNVQHQAVVNQLLKASEEEGAENLSSSEVIEGGSKVIWEQINLEPSLSEGGPEKEDLRKIGSEFEDVFSDRPGNMRVIEHDIELSGEESISSKPYRCSPVQRRKCEPLLVPHRYRRLKVAGY